A stretch of the Neofelis nebulosa isolate mNeoNeb1 chromosome 1, mNeoNeb1.pri, whole genome shotgun sequence genome encodes the following:
- the ZNF672 gene encoding zinc finger protein 672: MLAASEMAAAAGRPYICSECGKSFRYSSVLLRHERAHGGDSRYRCLDCGERYALAADLRAHRRAHAGQTLYICSECGQSFRHSGYLDLHQSVHRQRSRSCSCRACGRSFPHLPALLLHRRRLHPPERPRRCPLCARTFRQSALRFHLVRAHPWGPRITPTDPLHRCTQCPRAFRSYAGLRSHARVHVARSPGDSTPPQPHAPGAHQCSVCGKNFGKSSTLTRHLQIHSGEKPFKCPECGKGFLESATLVRHQRTHTGEKPYMCGDCGRRFSESSTLLRHRRSHQGDRPHACTTCGKGFGQRSDLVVHQRIHTGERPFSCAECGRRFSDRSDLTKHRRTHTGEKPYHCELCGKCFTCVSNLNVHRRNHAGHKPHKCPECGKAFSVGSKLALHRKTHLGERPAECAECGKCFSHSRSLSQHQRAHTRARAATAATQATAGAALIFAGQAEREKPDFLCPS; encoded by the coding sequence ATGTTAGCTGCATCAGAGATGGCGGCAGCAGCAGGAAGGCCTTACATATGCAGTGAGTGTGGCAAGAGCTTCCGCTACAGTTCGGTGCTGCTGCGTCATGAGCGTGCTCATGGCGGTGACAGCCGCTACCGCTGCCTAGACTGTGGTGAGCGCTATGCCCTGGCTGCTGACCTCCGTGCGCACCGACGCGCCCATGCTGGCCAAACGCTCTACATCTGCAGTGAGTGCGGCCAGAGCTTCCGCCACAGCGGCTACCTCGACCTGCACCAGAGTGTACATAGACAGCGCAGCCGCTCCTGCTCTTGCCGTGCCTGCGGCCGCAGCTTCCCACACCTCCCGGCTCTGCTGCTGCACCGGCGCCGCCTGCATCCCCCAGAGCGGCCCCGCCGCTGTCCGCTGTGTGCCCGCACCTTCCGACAGAGCGCGCTACGCTTCCACCTGGTGCGCGCACACCCGTGGGGGCCACGCATCACACCCACCGACCCACTGCACCGCTGCACACAATGCCCACGGGCGTTCCGCAGCTACGCAGGGCTGCGGAGCCACGCGCGCGTCCACGTGGCCCGGAGCCCTGGAGACTCCACACCTCCGCAGCCTCATGCTCCGGGTGCACACCAGTGCAGTGTGTGTGGGAAGAACTTTGGTAAGAGCTCAACACTAACACGACACCTGCAGATTCACTCAGGTGAGAAGCCCTTCAAGTGCCCCGAGTGTGGAAAGGGCTTCTTGGAGAGTGCCACGCTCGTGCGCCATCAGCGCACACACACAGGTGAGAAGCCCTACATGTGCGGGGACTGTGGGCGCCGGTTCAGCGAGAGTTCCACCCTTTTGCGCCACAGGCGCAGCCACCAGGGAGATCGGCCCCACGCATGCACTACATGTGGAAAGGGCTTTGGGCAGCGCTCTGACCTAGTGGTGCACCAGCGCATACACACAGGCGAGAGGCCCTTCTCATGTGCCGAGTGCGGCCGCCGCTTCAGCGACCGTTCTGACCTCACCAAGCACCGGCGCACACACACAGGCGAGAAACCCTACCATTGTGAGTTGTGTGGCAAATGCTTCACGTGCGTATCTAACCTCAACGTGCACCGGCGCAACCATGCTGGTCACAAGCCCCACAAATGCCCTGAGTGCGGCAAGGCCTTCAGCGTGGGGTCCAAACTGGCACTGCACCGCAAGACACACCTGGGCGAGCGGCCAGCAGAATGTGCTGAGTGCGGCAAGTGTTTCAGCCACAGTCGCTCGCTCTCACAGCACCAGCGGGCCCACACACGAGCGCGTGCCGCCACCGCTGCCACCCAAGCAACGGCAGGAGCTGCCCTCATCTTTGCGGGGCAGGCAGAACGGGAGAAGCCGGACTTTTTGTGTCCCAGCTGA